The following proteins are encoded in a genomic region of Streptomyces lunaelactis:
- a CDS encoding class I SAM-dependent methyltransferase, whose product MFQDFEPEATRRNTDDSESSRASRGWWDRNADEYQTEHGAFLGDDRFVWGPEGLDEADAGLLGPAGSLKGLGILEIGAGAAQCSRWLAAQGARPVALDLSHRQLQHALRIGDEIPLVEADAGALPFRDGSFDLACSAYGAVPFVADPVQVFREVRRVLRPGGRWVFSVTHPIRWAFPDEPGPEGLSVAASYFDRTPYVEQDERGRAVYVEHHRTLGDRVRDVVAGGFRLVDLVEPEWPAWNSQEWGGWSPLRGNLIPGTAIFVCERD is encoded by the coding sequence ATGTTCCAAGATTTTGAGCCGGAAGCCACGCGCCGTAACACCGACGACTCGGAGAGCAGCCGGGCCAGCCGCGGCTGGTGGGACCGGAACGCCGATGAGTACCAGACCGAGCACGGCGCGTTCCTGGGGGACGACCGTTTCGTATGGGGGCCGGAAGGGCTCGACGAGGCGGATGCCGGCCTGCTGGGTCCTGCCGGGTCGCTGAAGGGGCTCGGCATCCTGGAGATCGGCGCGGGCGCGGCGCAGTGCTCACGATGGCTGGCCGCGCAGGGCGCGCGCCCGGTGGCCCTGGACCTCTCCCACCGGCAGCTCCAGCACGCGCTCAGGATCGGCGACGAGATCCCGCTGGTGGAGGCGGACGCGGGGGCGCTGCCCTTCCGGGACGGTTCGTTCGACCTGGCGTGCTCGGCGTACGGCGCGGTTCCGTTCGTGGCCGACCCGGTGCAGGTCTTCCGGGAGGTACGGCGCGTGCTGCGGCCCGGCGGGCGGTGGGTCTTCTCCGTCACGCACCCGATCCGCTGGGCGTTTCCCGACGAGCCGGGCCCCGAGGGGCTCTCGGTGGCCGCGTCGTACTTCGACCGCACCCCGTACGTCGAACAGGACGAGCGGGGGCGCGCGGTCTATGTCGAGCACCACAGGACACTCGGCGACCGGGTGCGGGACGTGGTGGCTGGGGGCTTCCGGCTGGTGGATCTGGTCGAGCCGGAGTGGCCGGCCTGGAACAGCCAGGAGTGGGGCGGCTGGTCGCCACTGCGCGGGAATCTCATCCCGGGCACGGCGATCTTCGTCTGCGAGCGCGACTGA
- the hrpB gene encoding ATP-dependent helicase HrpB produces the protein MIREDVLGSLPVYTAVPALTRALDAHGCAVLCAPPGTGKTTLVPLVLSGLVGGGPVRRVVVAEPRRIAARAAARRMAWLLGESAGGKVGFTVRGERVVGRGTVVEVVTTGVLLQRLQRDQELAGVDVVIIDECHERHLDADTVAAFLLDVRAALRPELRLVAASATTDAQGWARLLGDAPVVEAQGVAHPVDVVWAPPARPVRPPHGMRVDPVLLTHVASVVRRALVERAGDVLCFLPGVGEIGRVAGQLGDVGADVLQVHGRAPAAVQDAVLSGGSGRRVVLATAVAESSLTVPGVRVVVDAGLAREPRTDHARGLSALTTVRVSQAGARQRAGRAGREAPGTVYRCWTEAEDARLTRFASPEIKVADLAAFALQVACWGDPTAAGLALLDPPPAGALAAARSVLTAIGAVDASGRATERGVRMARLGLHPRLARALLDGAREVGARRAAEVVALLSEEPPREYGDDLGAAWRAARRGGDSYAGRWRSEAERLRRAFPHPAPSRNRGSAPDPAPQTQAGPESTDAVAGLIAALAFPERVARARGEGTFLMASGTAGELLAGSGLRNAPWLAVAVADRPAHSASARVRLAAVIDEETARTAAAHLLASGEEVHWENGDVVAREVERLGAVELSVRLLKSPDPALVREALLEGVRREGLGLLRWTREAEGLRERLAFLHRVWGAPWPDVSDAALLDRTQEWLEPELSRARRRADLGRIQAGQALQRLLPWATGDAARLDELAPERIEVPSGSRIRVEYGGPQPVLAVKLQELFGLRETPTVSGVPVLVHLLSPAGRPAAVTADLASFWKGGYRSVRAELRGRYPKHPWPEDPATAEPTRHTKARLSRES, from the coding sequence GTGATCCGCGAAGACGTTCTCGGCAGCCTGCCCGTATACACCGCCGTGCCTGCGCTCACGCGTGCGCTCGACGCGCACGGGTGCGCGGTGCTGTGCGCGCCGCCCGGAACCGGGAAGACCACGCTCGTACCCCTGGTGCTGTCGGGACTGGTGGGTGGCGGTCCTGTGCGGCGCGTGGTGGTCGCCGAGCCGCGGCGGATCGCGGCGCGGGCCGCGGCCAGACGGATGGCGTGGCTGCTGGGCGAGAGTGCCGGCGGCAAGGTGGGCTTCACCGTGCGCGGGGAACGGGTGGTCGGGCGCGGGACGGTGGTCGAGGTCGTGACCACCGGTGTGCTGCTGCAGCGGCTTCAGCGCGACCAGGAGCTGGCCGGGGTCGATGTGGTGATCATCGACGAGTGCCACGAGCGGCATCTGGACGCGGACACGGTGGCCGCGTTTCTGCTGGATGTACGGGCCGCGCTGCGGCCCGAGCTGCGGCTGGTGGCGGCCTCGGCGACCACGGACGCGCAGGGCTGGGCACGGCTGCTCGGCGATGCGCCGGTGGTGGAGGCGCAGGGCGTCGCGCATCCGGTGGACGTGGTGTGGGCTCCACCGGCGCGACCCGTTCGGCCTCCGCACGGGATGCGGGTCGACCCGGTGCTGCTGACCCATGTGGCCTCGGTGGTGCGTCGGGCGCTCGTCGAGCGCGCGGGCGATGTGCTGTGCTTCCTGCCCGGCGTGGGTGAAATCGGCCGGGTGGCGGGCCAGTTGGGGGATGTGGGCGCGGATGTCCTGCAGGTCCACGGGCGGGCACCGGCAGCCGTGCAGGACGCGGTGCTGTCCGGTGGCTCCGGGCGCCGGGTCGTGCTCGCGACCGCGGTGGCCGAGTCGTCGCTGACCGTGCCGGGCGTGCGGGTCGTCGTGGACGCGGGTCTCGCGCGCGAGCCGCGCACCGATCACGCGCGGGGTCTGAGCGCGCTGACCACGGTGCGCGTCTCGCAGGCGGGGGCGCGGCAGCGGGCGGGACGTGCGGGACGCGAGGCCCCGGGCACGGTGTACCGGTGCTGGACCGAGGCGGAGGACGCGCGGCTGACGCGGTTCGCATCGCCCGAGATCAAGGTCGCCGACCTGGCGGCGTTCGCCCTGCAGGTGGCGTGCTGGGGCGATCCGACGGCTGCCGGCCTGGCGCTCCTCGACCCGCCGCCGGCGGGTGCGCTGGCCGCGGCGCGCTCTGTCCTGACCGCGATCGGCGCGGTGGATGCGTCGGGCCGGGCGACCGAACGAGGCGTACGGATGGCCCGGTTGGGCCTGCACCCCCGGCTCGCGCGGGCGCTGCTCGACGGCGCGCGGGAGGTGGGCGCGCGCCGGGCGGCGGAGGTCGTCGCGCTGCTGAGCGAGGAGCCGCCGCGGGAGTACGGCGACGATCTGGGGGCGGCGTGGCGCGCGGCCCGGCGGGGCGGCGACTCGTATGCGGGGCGCTGGCGCTCCGAAGCGGAACGCCTGCGGCGGGCCTTTCCCCACCCCGCCCCTTCCCGTAACCGGGGCTCCGCCCCGGACCCCGCGCCTCAAACGCAGGCGGGGCCGGAGAGTACGGACGCCGTCGCCGGGCTCATCGCCGCGCTCGCGTTCCCCGAGCGAGTCGCCAGGGCCCGCGGTGAGGGCACGTTCCTGATGGCGTCCGGGACCGCCGGCGAACTGCTCGCCGGGTCGGGGCTGCGTAACGCGCCCTGGCTGGCCGTCGCCGTCGCTGACCGTCCCGCTCATTCCGCATCCGCGCGGGTGCGGCTCGCCGCCGTCATCGACGAGGAGACCGCGCGTACGGCCGCCGCGCACCTGCTCGCCTCCGGCGAGGAGGTCCACTGGGAGAACGGCGATGTCGTCGCCCGCGAGGTGGAGCGGCTGGGAGCCGTCGAGCTCTCCGTGCGTCTGCTGAAGTCGCCGGACCCCGCTCTCGTACGCGAGGCCCTGCTCGAGGGAGTACGGCGCGAGGGGCTCGGGCTGCTGCGCTGGACGCGCGAGGCGGAAGGGCTGCGCGAGCGGCTCGCCTTTCTGCACCGGGTATGGGGGGCGCCCTGGCCCGATGTGTCGGACGCCGCGCTGCTGGACCGTACGCAGGAGTGGCTGGAGCCTGAACTGTCCAGAGCTCGGCGGCGGGCCGATCTCGGTCGCATCCAGGCCGGCCAGGCGCTGCAACGGCTGCTGCCCTGGGCGACCGGGGACGCGGCCCGGCTGGACGAGCTGGCGCCGGAGCGGATCGAGGTGCCGAGCGGATCGCGGATCCGCGTCGAGTACGGCGGGCCGCAGCCGGTCCTCGCGGTGAAGCTCCAGGAGCTGTTCGGACTGCGTGAGACGCCCACGGTCTCGGGGGTGCCGGTGCTGGTGCATCTCCTCTCCCCCGCCGGCCGGCCGGCCGCCGTCACCGCGGACCTGGCGTCGTTCTGGAAGGGCGGATACCGGTCCGTGCGGGCGGAGTTGCGCGGCCGCTACCCGAAGCACCCCTGGCCGGAGGACCCGGCGACCGCCGAGCCGACCCGGCACACCAAGGCGCGGCTCAGCAGGGAGAGCTGA
- a CDS encoding DUF3068 domain-containing protein: MRRRVSLVLLAFAVFFAALSPLLRWYAFPRLAKIPPGQYQEMVLEAKPATLLDYGTLKAKEVEKVTIVQTLKGNVEESEKIERSAGRDVVVWDSLSYVQGPDGKMVSQIPERYIFDAHSQAPVHATGEMVDGDAVRREGIEFKWPFLTEKRDYEYFDAQARTSAPIHYKGTQKFRGLDVYYFDQTIPWTKVPYPKKMPIPGVDATTLEKQTGTTRWYTTKRMFWVDPVTGAPVNGEEIHREELRGGTLLGGRDKVTAFAGHVKMRADYIDSTVELVKSQRQLVLLMTSYLPWGFLVLGGGLLALALVLEARSRRPHPPAAEREPEPEPVPA, from the coding sequence ATGCGCCGCAGAGTGAGCCTCGTACTCCTCGCCTTCGCCGTCTTCTTCGCCGCTCTTTCACCGCTGCTGCGCTGGTACGCCTTCCCGCGGCTCGCGAAGATCCCGCCCGGCCAGTATCAGGAGATGGTGCTCGAGGCGAAGCCCGCGACCCTCCTCGACTACGGGACCCTGAAGGCGAAGGAGGTCGAGAAGGTCACCATCGTGCAGACCCTCAAGGGAAATGTGGAGGAGTCCGAGAAGATCGAGCGCAGCGCGGGCCGCGATGTCGTCGTCTGGGACTCGCTCTCCTACGTCCAGGGTCCCGACGGCAAGATGGTCTCCCAGATCCCCGAGCGCTATATCTTCGACGCCCACAGCCAGGCGCCCGTGCACGCCACCGGCGAGATGGTCGACGGCGACGCGGTACGGCGCGAGGGCATCGAGTTCAAGTGGCCGTTCCTCACCGAGAAGCGGGACTACGAGTACTTCGACGCCCAGGCCCGTACATCGGCGCCCATCCACTACAAGGGGACGCAGAAGTTCCGCGGGCTCGACGTCTACTACTTCGACCAGACGATTCCCTGGACCAAGGTGCCGTACCCGAAGAAGATGCCCATCCCGGGCGTCGACGCGACGACGCTGGAGAAGCAGACGGGCACCACCCGCTGGTACACCACCAAGCGGATGTTCTGGGTCGACCCGGTCACCGGAGCCCCGGTCAACGGCGAGGAGATCCACCGGGAGGAGCTGCGCGGCGGGACACTGCTGGGCGGCCGGGACAAGGTCACCGCGTTCGCCGGACATGTGAAGATGCGCGCGGACTACATCGACTCGACCGTCGAACTGGTCAAGTCCCAGCGTCAGTTGGTGCTGCTGATGACCTCGTATCTGCCGTGGGGCTTCCTGGTGCTCGGCGGCGGACTGCTGGCGCTCGCCCTGGTCCTCGAGGCCCGCAGCCGCCGGCCGCACCCGCCGGCGGCGGAGCGTGAGCCGGAGCCCGAGCCGGTGCCGGCCTGA
- a CDS encoding SPW_0924 family protein codes for MRALLAAAVGLAAALALVLTITAIGAPPGETSPEPLLTTVPGPRK; via the coding sequence ATGCGCGCACTTCTCGCCGCAGCCGTCGGGCTGGCCGCTGCCCTCGCCCTCGTCCTCACCATCACGGCGATCGGCGCACCTCCCGGCGAGACCTCGCCCGAACCGCTGCTGACCACCGTCCCCGGCCCCAGGAAGTAG
- a CDS encoding lytic transglycosylase domain-containing protein, with protein MAAQFGRRLRRGATTTAIAAAAVAALAASQAPGVTHTPSGGSQGAADETPPPGTPVTGNSPYYTDLPPLNTPGKPGTSIDLPATGTAESGIPATVLAAYKQAEQTIAGTDPGCHVPWQLLAAIGKVESGQARGGKVDADGTTLSPILGPVLNGVGFANISDTDNGAYDGDSTHDRAVGPMQFIPSTWETWGQDANADGLRDPNNIYDAALAAGRYLCADGRDLAVKADLDRAILGYNHSQEYLRTVLSWFEYYKRGTHEVPDGTGVLPDATVPDSPGSTQPPSATPSPPASGTPSPPPTPPKPGGDPGGKPTAPPTPTPPPTPPPAPSPVTRIEDAGTGELAAMAGQEFTARPTVRVKNAAGRTVPAQAVRFEIVGDTDALFPGGKKSVVLYTGADGTVDAPALQAGEKTGTFTVRATAAAPLAPVIDFTATVTARAADAIARTDEKVLTAAPGAEFADTVEVTATYKGAIASGVAVTATMITAADNPAVNDKGPYFKDADGKTVRTLTELKTDANGVLELPKIYADDATGTFLLRLTTEGGATVTIELEVAAPAA; from the coding sequence ATGGCAGCGCAATTCGGCCGCCGACTGCGCAGGGGGGCGACCACCACCGCGATTGCCGCGGCAGCCGTGGCCGCACTCGCCGCCTCACAGGCGCCCGGTGTCACGCACACCCCCTCGGGCGGCAGCCAGGGAGCAGCCGACGAGACCCCGCCTCCCGGCACCCCGGTCACCGGCAACTCCCCGTACTACACCGACCTGCCGCCGCTGAACACGCCCGGCAAACCGGGCACTTCCATAGATCTGCCCGCGACGGGCACGGCGGAATCGGGCATACCGGCCACCGTCCTCGCGGCGTACAAGCAGGCGGAGCAGACCATCGCGGGCACTGACCCCGGCTGCCACGTCCCGTGGCAACTGCTCGCCGCGATCGGCAAGGTGGAGTCCGGACAGGCGCGCGGCGGCAAGGTCGACGCCGACGGCACCACCCTCTCCCCGATCCTCGGCCCGGTACTCAACGGCGTCGGCTTCGCCAACATCTCGGACACCGACAACGGCGCGTACGACGGCGACTCGACGCACGACCGCGCGGTCGGCCCGATGCAGTTCATCCCCTCCACCTGGGAAACGTGGGGCCAGGACGCGAACGCCGACGGACTCAGGGACCCCAACAACATCTACGACGCCGCGCTCGCCGCGGGCCGCTACCTCTGCGCCGACGGCCGCGACCTGGCGGTCAAGGCGGATCTCGACCGGGCGATCCTCGGCTACAACCACTCGCAGGAGTATCTGCGCACGGTTCTGTCCTGGTTCGAGTACTACAAGCGCGGCACCCACGAAGTCCCGGACGGCACCGGCGTACTGCCGGACGCCACCGTCCCCGACAGCCCTGGCTCGACACAGCCGCCCAGTGCCACACCGAGTCCGCCCGCGTCCGGGACGCCCAGCCCGCCTCCCACCCCCCCGAAGCCGGGTGGCGACCCGGGCGGAAAGCCGACCGCGCCACCGACGCCGACCCCGCCACCTACGCCGCCCCCGGCCCCGTCGCCCGTCACCCGTATCGAGGACGCGGGCACCGGCGAGCTGGCCGCCATGGCGGGCCAGGAGTTCACCGCGCGGCCCACGGTGCGGGTGAAGAACGCCGCGGGCCGTACCGTCCCGGCGCAGGCCGTGCGCTTCGAGATCGTCGGCGACACGGACGCCCTCTTCCCCGGCGGCAAGAAGAGCGTCGTCCTGTACACCGGCGCGGACGGGACGGTCGATGCGCCGGCCCTCCAGGCGGGCGAGAAGACCGGCACCTTCACGGTGCGGGCCACGGCGGCCGCTCCCCTGGCTCCCGTCATCGACTTCACCGCGACTGTCACGGCCCGGGCCGCGGACGCGATCGCCAGGACCGACGAGAAGGTCCTGACGGCCGCCCCCGGCGCCGAGTTCGCGGACACCGTCGAGGTCACGGCCACGTACAAGGGCGCCATCGCCTCGGGCGTCGCGGTGACCGCCACCATGATCACCGCCGCGGACAACCCGGCCGTGAACGACAAGGGTCCGTACTTCAAGGACGCCGACGGCAAGACGGTCCGCACGCTCACCGAGCTCAAGACCGACGCCAACGGTGTTCTGGAGCTCCCGAAGATCTACGCGGACGACGCGACGGGCACCTTCCTGCTCCGCCTCACCACCGAGGGCGGCGCGACCGTGACCATCGAGCTGGAGGTCGCCGCCCCGGCCGCCTGA
- the polA gene encoding DNA polymerase I: protein MAETASKKTADNRPRLLLMDGHSLAYRAFFALPAENFTTATGQPTNAVYGFASMLANTLRDESPTHFAVAFDVSRKTWRSQDFPEYKANRSKSPDEFKGQVELIGELLDTMNAERFAVDGFEADDIIATLATQAETAGFDVLIVTGDRDSFQLVSEHTTVLYPTKGVSELTRFTPEKVQEKYGLTPQQYPDFAALRGDPSDNLPGIPGVGEKTATKWISQFGSFAELVERADEVKGKVGQALRDHLESVKLNRHLTELVRDVELPKPVMDLERKPYDRTALKGFLEVLEIRNPSLRERLLAVDPGAEEDEAPAPAAGVELDGTVLSTGGLAPWLAEHGSQPLGVATVDTWALGTGTVTEIALAAAGGAAAWFDTTQLNEADEQAFAAWIADAGRPKIMHNAKAAMRVFPEHGWSVDGVTMDTALAAYLVKPGRRSFALDALSVEYLGRELAPAAADGQLAFGTDEDEQAEADALMSQARAVLDLGEAFSGRLPEVGAAELLHDVELPTSALLARMERNGIAADRPHLEAMEQQFAGAVQQAVKEAHASVGHEFNLGSPKQLQEVLFGELNLPKTKKTKTGYTTDADALAWLASQTEHELPVLMLRHREQAKLRVTVEGLIKTIAPDERIHTSFSQIVAATGRLSSTDPNLQNVPVRTDEGRAIRRGFVVGEGFESLMTADYSQIELRVMAHLSEDEGLLEAFASGEDLHTTVASQVFGVERSAVDAEMRRKIKAMSYGLAYGLSAFGLSQQLNIDPAEARGLMDTYFERFGGVRDYLQRVVVEARATGYTETMLGRRRYLPDLNSDNRQRREAAERMALNAPIQGTAADIVKVAMLNVDRALREAKLSSRLLLQVHDEIVLEISPGERKKVEELVRKEMASAVSLRAPLDVSVGVGTDWESAAH, encoded by the coding sequence GTGGCTGAGACGGCATCGAAGAAGACCGCAGACAACCGACCGCGCCTGCTCCTCATGGACGGGCACTCCCTGGCGTACCGGGCGTTCTTCGCGCTGCCCGCGGAGAATTTCACGACCGCGACCGGCCAGCCGACGAACGCCGTCTACGGCTTCGCCTCGATGCTGGCGAACACGCTGCGCGACGAGTCGCCCACGCATTTCGCGGTGGCGTTCGACGTGTCCCGCAAGACGTGGCGCTCGCAGGACTTCCCCGAGTACAAGGCGAACCGCTCCAAGTCCCCGGACGAGTTCAAGGGCCAGGTCGAGCTGATCGGCGAGCTGCTCGACACCATGAACGCCGAGCGGTTCGCGGTGGACGGCTTCGAGGCGGACGACATCATCGCCACCCTCGCCACGCAGGCCGAGACCGCCGGCTTCGATGTGCTGATCGTCACCGGCGACCGGGACTCCTTCCAGCTGGTCAGTGAGCACACCACCGTGCTCTACCCCACCAAGGGCGTCTCCGAGCTGACCCGCTTCACCCCGGAGAAGGTCCAGGAGAAGTACGGACTGACCCCGCAGCAGTACCCGGACTTCGCCGCCCTGCGCGGCGACCCGTCGGACAACCTGCCGGGCATCCCCGGCGTCGGTGAGAAGACCGCCACGAAGTGGATCAGCCAGTTCGGTTCGTTCGCGGAGCTGGTGGAGCGCGCCGACGAGGTCAAGGGCAAGGTCGGGCAGGCGCTGCGCGACCACCTGGAGTCCGTCAAGCTCAACCGCCACCTCACCGAGCTGGTGCGGGACGTGGAGCTGCCGAAGCCCGTCATGGACCTCGAGCGAAAGCCGTACGACAGGACCGCGCTCAAGGGGTTCCTGGAGGTACTGGAGATCCGGAACCCGAGCCTGCGCGAGCGGCTCCTCGCCGTCGACCCGGGCGCGGAGGAGGACGAGGCCCCGGCTCCCGCCGCCGGCGTCGAGCTGGACGGCACGGTGCTCTCCACCGGCGGGCTCGCACCCTGGCTGGCGGAGCACGGATCGCAGCCGCTCGGCGTGGCCACCGTCGACACCTGGGCGCTGGGCACCGGCACGGTCACCGAGATCGCGCTCGCCGCGGCCGGGGGAGCCGCCGCCTGGTTCGACACCACCCAGCTGAACGAGGCCGACGAGCAGGCCTTCGCCGCCTGGATCGCCGACGCCGGCCGGCCCAAGATCATGCACAACGCCAAGGCCGCCATGCGGGTCTTCCCCGAGCACGGCTGGAGCGTCGACGGCGTCACCATGGACACCGCGCTCGCCGCCTATCTGGTCAAGCCGGGCCGCCGCTCCTTCGCCCTGGACGCCCTCTCCGTGGAGTACCTCGGCCGTGAGCTCGCCCCGGCCGCCGCCGACGGCCAGCTCGCCTTCGGTACGGACGAGGACGAACAGGCCGAGGCGGACGCCCTGATGTCCCAGGCCCGCGCGGTCCTCGACCTCGGGGAGGCCTTCTCCGGGCGGCTGCCCGAGGTCGGCGCGGCCGAGCTGCTGCACGACGTCGAGCTGCCCACCTCCGCGCTGCTCGCCCGCATGGAGCGGAACGGCATCGCCGCCGACCGGCCCCATCTGGAGGCCATGGAGCAGCAGTTCGCGGGCGCGGTGCAGCAGGCCGTGAAGGAGGCGCACGCCTCCGTCGGGCACGAGTTCAACCTCGGCTCGCCCAAGCAGCTCCAGGAAGTCCTCTTCGGCGAGCTGAACCTCCCCAAGACCAAGAAGACCAAGACCGGTTACACCACGGACGCGGACGCGCTCGCCTGGCTGGCGTCCCAGACCGAGCACGAACTGCCGGTCCTCATGCTGCGCCACCGCGAGCAGGCGAAGCTCCGGGTCACGGTCGAGGGTCTGATCAAGACCATCGCGCCGGACGAGCGTATCCACACCAGCTTCAGCCAGATCGTGGCGGCGACCGGCCGGCTCTCGTCCACCGACCCGAATCTGCAGAATGTGCCGGTGCGCACCGACGAGGGCCGCGCGATCCGCCGCGGCTTCGTCGTCGGCGAGGGCTTCGAGTCGCTGATGACCGCCGACTACAGCCAGATCGAACTGCGCGTGATGGCGCATCTGTCGGAGGACGAGGGTCTGCTGGAGGCGTTCGCCTCCGGCGAGGACCTGCACACCACCGTCGCCTCCCAGGTGTTCGGCGTGGAGCGGTCCGCGGTCGACGCGGAGATGCGCCGCAAGATCAAGGCCATGTCGTACGGACTGGCCTACGGGCTCTCGGCGTTCGGCCTCTCCCAGCAGCTGAACATCGATCCCGCCGAGGCACGCGGCCTGATGGACACCTACTTCGAGCGCTTCGGCGGCGTACGCGACTATCTGCAGCGGGTCGTGGTGGAGGCCAGGGCGACCGGCTATACCGAGACGATGCTGGGCCGCCGCCGCTATCTGCCCGACCTCAACAGCGACAACCGTCAGCGCCGTGAGGCCGCCGAGCGGATGGCGCTCAACGCCCCCATCCAGGGCACCGCGGCGGACATCGTCAAGGTCGCCATGCTCAATGTCGACCGGGCGCTGCGGGAGGCGAAGCTGTCCTCCCGGCTGCTGCTCCAGGTCCACGACGAAATCGTCCTGGAGATCTCGCCGGGCGAGCGCAAGAAGGTCGAGGAGCTGGTCCGCAAGGAGATGGCCTCGGCCGTGTCCCTGCGTGCGCCGCTGGATGTCTCGGTCGGCGTCGGCACGGACTGGGAGTCCGCGGCGCACTGA